TCCCGACCGGGGATGACCTCGCCCACCACGCTTGCTTCCGGCTCATCGTTGCCGATGACGCTGACCTCCAGCTCTCGCGCTTCGATCCCGCGCTCTACGATCACTCGTCGGTCGTAGCGGGCAGCCTCGGCCAGTCCTTGCAGTAGCTCCTTCCGGCCATGCGCCTTGGATATGCCCACGCTCGAACCCAGGTTGGCCGGCTTAACGAAGCAGGGATAGCCTAGCTTGGCCTCCACTTCGTCGGCCACCGCTGTAACGTCGCGCGCGATCTGCCTGCGGCCAGTGGCGACTGAGTCCACCACCGGAAGGCCGGCCTGGCGGAAGAGCATCTTCATCACGATCTTGTCCATTCCCAGCGCTGATCCCAGCACGCCGGAGCCGACGTACGGCACCTCCGCTACTTCGAGCAGACCCTGCAGGGTTCCGTCCTCACCCAGAGTGCCATGAAGGACGGGAAAGACCACGTCTACCCTGCCCATGCCTGGAGAATGGCTTCCCTTCCCATTGGTCACCGAAGCGCCCCGATCGCTCTTGTCCGTGGGGTCAGTGCCCGATTCCTCGGGCAGACCCAGCAAGCCCGCGCGGGGGCCCACCATCGGAACGCCCCCTAGCCGCCAGATGCCGTCCTTGCCGATGTACACGGGAACCACTTCATACCCGGCCTGGCGCAGAGCGGCCATTACCGACTGGGCCGAACGAATAGACACCTCATGCTCGCCCGAAACGCCGCCGTACACTACCGCTATGCGCTTGGGATCGCTCACGCAGCCTC
The window above is part of the Anaerolineae bacterium genome. Proteins encoded here:
- a CDS encoding D-alanine--D-alanine ligase codes for the protein MSDPKRIAVVYGGVSGEHEVSIRSAQSVMAALRQAGYEVVPVYIGKDGIWRLGGVPMVGPRAGLLGLPEESGTDPTDKSDRGASVTNGKGSHSPGMGRVDVVFPVLHGTLGEDGTLQGLLEVAEVPYVGSGVLGSALGMDKIVMKMLFRQAGLPVVDSVATGRRQIARDVTAVADEVEAKLGYPCFVKPANLGSSVGISKAHGRKELLQGLAEAARYDRRVIVERGIEARELEVSVIGNDEPEASVVGEVIPGREFYDYVAKYGDSGSQTIIPAPVSEELAGRVRCLALEAFRVLDLAGMARVDFLLDRLSGQLYVNEVNTIPGFTDISMFAKLWEASGLDFPCLVSRLVELGWERFEDRQRSLEAVRDGGRLPDGGSAVAGLTPGERRDCPT